The following proteins are co-located in the Citrobacter freundii ATCC 8090 = MTCC 1658 = NBRC 12681 genome:
- a CDS encoding response regulator transcription factor, producing MIHVVLVDDHVVVRSGFAQLLSLEDDLNVTGQYSSAAEAWPALLHDDVNVAVMDIAMPDENGLSLLKRLRAQKPGFRAIILSIYDSPTFVQSALDAGASGYLTKRCGPEELVQAVRSVGMGGHYLCADALRALRGGEQPAQVLEVLTPREREVFELLVKGDSVKEIAFKLDLSHKTVHVHRANVLGKLQCHSTIDLVHFALDHQLLTGH from the coding sequence ATGATTCATGTTGTGCTGGTGGATGACCATGTGGTGGTGCGTTCCGGCTTTGCGCAATTACTCAGTCTCGAAGACGATCTCAACGTTACCGGTCAGTACAGCAGCGCAGCGGAGGCCTGGCCTGCACTTCTGCATGATGACGTCAACGTTGCGGTGATGGATATCGCCATGCCGGATGAAAATGGTCTGAGCCTGTTAAAACGACTGCGGGCACAGAAGCCCGGTTTTCGCGCCATCATTCTCAGCATCTATGACTCACCCACGTTTGTGCAAAGTGCGCTGGATGCCGGCGCCAGTGGCTACCTGACCAAACGCTGCGGACCAGAGGAGCTGGTGCAGGCGGTACGATCGGTCGGTATGGGCGGGCATTACCTGTGCGCCGATGCGCTGCGGGCGCTACGCGGCGGCGAACAGCCCGCGCAGGTACTGGAAGTACTGACCCCACGCGAGCGCGAAGTGTTTGAGCTGTTGGTCAAAGGCGACAGCGTAAAAGAGATCGCCTTCAAGCTCGACCTCAGCCACAAGACGGTACACGTTCATCGGGCGAACGTGCTGGGCAAACTGCAATGCCACAGCACCATCGATCTGGTGCATTTTGCCCTCGACCACCAGCTATTAACGGGGCATTAA
- the tauA gene encoding taurine ABC transporter substrate-binding protein, with translation MAISSRNALLGALAFIAFQAQAVNVTVAYQTSAEPAKVAQADNTFAKESGATVDWRKFDSGASIVRALASGDVQIGNLGSSPLAVAASQQVPIEVFLLASKLGNSEALVVKKNISKPQDLIGKRIAVPFISTTHYSLLAALKHWGIKPGQVEIVNLQPPAIIAAWQRGDIDGAYVWAPAVNALEKDGKVLTDSSQVGEWGAPTLDVWVVRKDFAEKHPEVVKAFAKSAIDAQQPYIANPDEWLKQPENISKLSRLSGVPEADVPGLVKGNTYLTPQQQTAELTGPVNKAIIDTAQFLKEQGKVPAVATDYSQYVTDRFVQ, from the coding sequence ATGGCTATTTCATCGCGTAACGCACTTCTCGGTGCACTGGCATTCATCGCATTTCAGGCGCAGGCGGTGAACGTCACCGTCGCTTATCAGACCTCCGCCGAACCCGCCAAAGTGGCGCAGGCGGATAATACTTTTGCCAAAGAGAGCGGCGCTACCGTTGACTGGCGCAAATTCGACAGCGGCGCGAGCATCGTCCGGGCGCTGGCCTCCGGCGACGTGCAGATCGGTAATCTTGGCTCCAGCCCGCTGGCGGTCGCCGCCAGTCAGCAAGTACCCATTGAAGTTTTTCTGCTGGCGTCAAAGCTTGGTAACTCAGAGGCACTAGTGGTGAAGAAAAACATCAGTAAACCGCAAGATTTGATTGGCAAACGCATTGCGGTGCCGTTTATCTCCACTACCCATTACAGCCTGCTGGCGGCGTTGAAACACTGGGGGATTAAACCCGGTCAGGTGGAGATTGTGAACCTGCAACCACCTGCGATTATTGCCGCATGGCAGCGCGGGGATATTGACGGCGCGTACGTCTGGGCTCCTGCGGTCAATGCACTGGAAAAAGACGGCAAGGTGTTAACCGACTCATCGCAGGTTGGTGAGTGGGGCGCACCGACGCTGGACGTGTGGGTGGTACGCAAAGATTTTGCAGAGAAGCATCCTGAGGTGGTGAAAGCCTTTGCCAAAAGCGCTATCGATGCGCAGCAACCTTATATCGCTAATCCCGATGAGTGGCTGAAGCAGCCGGAGAATATCAGCAAATTGTCGCGTTTAAGCGGCGTGCCGGAAGCGGATGTGCCGGGACTGGTGAAAGGTAACACTTACCTGACGCCGCAACAGCAGACTGCCGAACTGACCGGACCGGTGAACAAAGCCATTATCGACACCGCGCAGTTCCTCAAAGAGCAGGGCAAAGTCCCCGCTGTTGCGACGGATTACAGCCAGTATGTGACCGATCGCTTCGTGCAATAA
- the tauB gene encoding taurine ABC transporter ATP-binding subunit produces the protein MLQISHLAASYGGKPALEDINLTLDSGELLVVLGPSGCGKTTLLNLIAGFVPYQHGSITLAGNRVDGPGADRGVVFQNEGLLPWRNVQDNVAFGLQLAGVDKPQRQRIALEMLQKVGLEDAGKRFIWQLSGGQRQRVGIARALAANPQLLLLDEPFGALDAFTREQMQTLLLKLWHETGKQVLLITHDIEEAVFMATELVLLSPGPGRVLERLPLNFARRFVAGESSRSIKSDPQFIAMREYVLGRVFEQREAFS, from the coding sequence ATGCTGCAAATCTCTCATCTTGCCGCCAGCTACGGTGGAAAACCGGCGCTGGAGGATATCAACCTGACGCTCGATAGCGGTGAGCTGCTGGTGGTACTCGGACCTTCCGGTTGCGGGAAAACCACATTGTTAAATCTGATTGCCGGATTTGTGCCGTATCAGCATGGCAGCATCACGCTGGCGGGTAACAGGGTTGATGGTCCGGGGGCAGATCGCGGGGTCGTGTTCCAGAATGAAGGTCTGCTGCCCTGGCGTAACGTGCAGGACAACGTGGCTTTTGGTCTGCAGCTGGCGGGGGTGGATAAACCACAGCGTCAGCGTATTGCCCTGGAGATGTTGCAGAAAGTCGGGCTGGAGGACGCGGGCAAACGCTTTATCTGGCAGCTTTCCGGTGGACAGCGGCAGCGCGTCGGCATTGCGCGGGCGCTGGCGGCCAATCCACAGTTGTTGTTGCTGGATGAACCTTTTGGCGCGCTCGACGCCTTTACTCGTGAGCAGATGCAAACCCTGCTGCTGAAGCTGTGGCATGAGACTGGCAAACAGGTGCTGTTGATTACGCACGATATTGAAGAAGCGGTGTTTATGGCGACAGAGCTGGTATTGCTGTCGCCAGGCCCAGGCCGGGTACTGGAGCGTCTGCCGCTGAATTTCGCCCGTCGCTTTGTGGCTGGAGAGTCGAGTCGCAGCATTAAGTCCGATCCGCAGTTTATCGCCATGCGCGAGTACGTGTTAGGTCGAGTCTTTGAACAACGGGAGGCATTTTCATGA